Proteins found in one Maridesulfovibrio sp. genomic segment:
- a CDS encoding ATP-binding protein: MKNRLKSYLGNVSPWIVIGTSLILVAVVLTLAFMNYNREKEYTGRVLSEKGTALIRAFEAGTRTGMMGRLGQGANIQQLIDETAALPDILYITIVDGDGRVVASSEKNTIGSTFIAPAGLKRLSPSNSTKWRVMDSRHATEAFEVYKLFAPTQRRLRHDSHGTSRHMGMMGGRNSWRDNNFFSGHGGMGRMHSRPDRRQINGDGRTFIFIGMDMTPFKAAINEDLSLTLTMSGTLLLLGLGGFVSLFWMNSHLRSRKLLQDNRALTEEIVANLPEAIVSCSPKGEVNFINPTARQMLAKDVFNPGRTVRAILPENIISLGDEVRRTGFPIINSEMELEKPSGVVIPVAVNVTEIRTGNSEHLGMVYMIRDLTQVRQLQEQIRKADRLAAIGQLAAGVAHEVRNPLSSIKGYATYFGSLFPEDSDNRKAAEVMTTEVERLNRAISELLEMARPADIKLRETDVKTLIESSLRLVSQEAESASVSIETDVAPDMPRITADPDRLAQTLINLYINAIQAMPEGGILGVSAGLAEQGLRITVRDTGGGLPGDDFSRIFDPYYTTKPSGTGLGLAIVQKIVEAHGGTIEVEYSGTQGTSFIITIPASPERQE, from the coding sequence ATGAAAAATAGGCTTAAGTCATATCTGGGTAATGTTTCGCCGTGGATAGTCATCGGTACGAGCCTGATACTTGTGGCCGTGGTGCTCACTCTGGCGTTCATGAACTATAATCGGGAAAAAGAATATACGGGCAGGGTGCTGAGCGAGAAAGGAACCGCCCTGATCCGTGCATTTGAGGCCGGAACCCGCACGGGGATGATGGGCCGCCTTGGACAGGGGGCAAACATTCAACAGCTTATAGATGAAACAGCCGCATTGCCCGACATCCTCTACATTACCATAGTCGACGGAGACGGCAGAGTCGTCGCTTCAAGCGAGAAAAATACAATCGGCAGTACTTTCATTGCTCCGGCAGGACTGAAGAGGCTGTCCCCCTCCAACAGTACCAAGTGGCGTGTTATGGACTCTCGGCATGCAACCGAAGCATTTGAGGTCTACAAGCTTTTTGCCCCGACTCAGCGAAGATTACGACACGATTCGCACGGCACGTCCCGGCACATGGGAATGATGGGAGGCAGAAATTCGTGGCGTGATAACAATTTTTTCTCCGGTCATGGTGGAATGGGCCGGATGCATTCCCGCCCTGACAGAAGACAAATAAACGGGGACGGGCGAACCTTCATTTTCATAGGCATGGACATGACCCCCTTCAAGGCCGCGATAAATGAAGATCTCTCGCTGACCTTGACCATGTCCGGGACCTTGCTGCTGTTGGGGCTTGGTGGATTCGTTTCCCTTTTCTGGATGAACAGTCACCTGCGCTCCCGGAAACTTTTGCAGGATAACCGGGCACTGACAGAGGAGATTGTCGCAAACCTGCCGGAAGCAATTGTTTCCTGCTCGCCCAAGGGTGAAGTCAATTTTATCAACCCCACTGCAAGGCAGATGCTGGCAAAGGATGTCTTCAACCCGGGACGAACTGTCCGGGCAATATTACCCGAAAATATAATCAGTCTGGGCGATGAAGTTCGGCGGACCGGATTCCCCATTATCAACAGCGAGATGGAACTGGAAAAACCGTCCGGCGTTGTGATTCCCGTGGCGGTGAACGTAACCGAAATACGGACCGGAAACAGCGAACACTTGGGCATGGTCTATATGATTCGCGATCTTACACAGGTCCGGCAGCTTCAGGAACAGATCCGCAAGGCAGACCGCCTTGCCGCCATAGGCCAACTGGCCGCCGGTGTGGCCCACGAGGTTCGCAATCCCTTAAGCTCTATCAAGGGCTACGCCACCTACTTCGGTTCCCTGTTTCCAGAAGACAGCGACAACCGCAAGGCCGCCGAAGTTATGACTACCGAAGTGGAAAGGCTGAATCGGGCTATATCCGAACTGCTTGAGATGGCCCGTCCGGCAGACATAAAGCTGCGTGAAACTGATGTGAAAACCCTGATAGAATCTTCGCTTAGGCTGGTGAGTCAGGAAGCCGAGTCCGCATCCGTTTCCATTGAGACTGATGTCGCCCCGGACATGCCACGGATAACTGCCGACCCGGACCGTCTGGCCCAGACCCTCATCAACCTGTATATCAACGCCATTCAGGCTATGCCGGAGGGCGGTATATTGGGCGTTTCAGCCGGGTTGGCGGAACAGGGGCTTAGAATAACGGTCAGGGATACCGGAGGAGGGCTGCCCGGTGATGACTTTTCAAGGATCTTCGACCCCTACTACACAACCAAACCATCAGGAACCGGACTGGGGTTGGCCATAGTGCAGAAGATAGTGGAAGCCCACGGCGGGACCATCGAGGTTGAATACAGCGGAACTCAAGGAACATCATTTATCATCACAATTCCGGCATCACCGGAAAGACAGGAATAA
- a CDS encoding sigma-54 dependent transcriptional regulator, whose amino-acid sequence MSASILVVDDDKAHLSMLCTILSGWGHSPEGVEDGGDAIEKVREAPFDAVLMDVRMAKVGGIEALSKIKEINPSIPVVIMTAYSSVDTAVEAMKIGAYDYLTKPLNFDELKLTLERSLEHMTLIKENRSLKEKISEGGQASGIIGRSRPIKELLDMVKTVAATEATVLINGESGTGKELFAKAIHTGSNRSDSPLVTVNCAALTETLLESELFGHEKGSFTGADRKREGRFVQADGGTLFLDEVGEIPMPMQSKLLRAIQEGEVQRVGSDKVLSVDVRIIAATNRDLLEESKKGNFREDLYYRLNVVSLKIPSLAERSEDIPLLASHFLGRYAERNRKKIKGFTPGAMNRLNRYPWPGNVRELENAVERAVILTAGEYISEKDLPPSITGDLPIMQEEDVQVGSASPSIGGKPLHEVEKIAIHETLIRTGGNKSEAAKILNITRTTLDNKIKKYSIDLHHLDKKSLY is encoded by the coding sequence ATGAGTGCATCCATACTGGTCGTGGACGATGATAAGGCCCACCTTTCCATGCTCTGTACCATCCTCTCGGGATGGGGGCATAGTCCAGAAGGGGTTGAAGACGGAGGCGACGCCATTGAAAAAGTGCGTGAAGCACCATTTGACGCAGTGCTAATGGACGTGCGTATGGCAAAGGTTGGCGGTATTGAAGCCCTTTCTAAAATTAAAGAGATAAATCCGTCCATTCCGGTGGTCATTATGACAGCGTACTCTTCTGTGGATACGGCAGTGGAAGCCATGAAGATCGGGGCCTACGATTATTTGACCAAACCCTTGAATTTCGATGAACTCAAGCTGACCCTTGAACGCTCCCTAGAACATATGACCCTTATTAAGGAAAATCGCAGCCTGAAGGAAAAGATTTCCGAAGGCGGGCAAGCTTCTGGAATCATCGGCAGAAGTCGGCCTATCAAGGAGTTGCTGGATATGGTTAAAACCGTGGCCGCAACCGAGGCCACAGTGCTTATCAACGGAGAAAGCGGAACCGGTAAGGAACTTTTTGCCAAGGCCATCCACACAGGCAGTAACCGCAGCGATTCACCGCTGGTTACGGTAAACTGTGCGGCCTTGACCGAGACCCTTCTTGAATCCGAGCTCTTCGGGCATGAAAAGGGTTCTTTCACAGGAGCCGATAGAAAACGTGAGGGCAGGTTTGTTCAGGCCGACGGGGGAACTCTCTTTCTTGATGAGGTGGGCGAAATCCCCATGCCGATGCAGTCCAAGCTGCTACGGGCCATTCAAGAGGGAGAGGTTCAAAGAGTGGGCAGTGATAAGGTTTTGAGTGTGGACGTGCGCATAATCGCCGCAACCAATCGCGATCTGCTCGAAGAATCTAAAAAGGGAAATTTCCGCGAAGACCTTTACTATCGCCTGAATGTGGTCAGCCTGAAAATTCCTTCCTTAGCCGAACGTAGCGAAGACATACCGCTGCTGGCGAGTCATTTCCTTGGGCGATATGCCGAGCGCAACAGGAAGAAAATCAAAGGCTTCACTCCCGGTGCAATGAACCGGCTGAACCGTTACCCATGGCCTGGAAATGTGCGCGAGCTCGAGAACGCAGTGGAAAGGGCTGTCATCCTGACCGCCGGAGAATACATTTCCGAAAAGGATCTTCCCCCGTCAATCACAGGGGATTTACCTATAATGCAGGAAGAGGATGTTCAGGTGGGCAGTGCTTCGCCTTCAATAGGCGGTAAGCCCCTGCACGAGGTGGAGAAGATTGCCATCCATGAAACCCTGATCCGCACCGGCGGCAACAAAAGCGAGGCGGCTAAAATTCTCAATATCACCCGTACCACACTGGATAACAAGATTAAAAAATATTCCATAGACCTGCATCATCTTGATAAAAAGAGTCTCTATTAA
- a CDS encoding autotransporter domain-containing protein, with product MNLTSGTYSADGSGSEVYGIYSSASLLNIGDLGAGTTVSATATGSGAHSYGLYSTDINITTMAGAVSATAENAVQAFGLYADGGTSDGNLNIETLSGTVTAEGTNAAAAGLWARGGMSSHGIIDITTLSGMVSSSASNSDSYGLYASGRTNITTLSGTVSSTASGSVSEERLVYTNGVDATGGLSELTYDHGATAYGLRTRNVNIGALSGTVSTTSTEGTAYGIFSSNDGITIGELSGNVNTSSLGGTYATADVYGTVTTVNAPAYSLYGDYISIGTLSGSVSTKSAGGIAYGLYSSGTLNGGDADNAMLISGSVEATGGNGAYALYSDGAANVYVTGALKATASSGTAYAIKTGNSADKVTLGTGANLTGAVDLGGGTDKLALLGSGTTSSVFSNIENLEVGDGSTSTDWIWGASSSASVFDSINVYSGAELTTGRDVSLNTKSFTVASGGTLNIAAYGQSTAGVTVTTATIDGKLGVDPSSGSVGTTSQILSASTSLSTTGVVSNNPNFTVTRTDNDASGTVTVSTSFTPHDDESSLGTVASLTSAQAFSSVAQSRNLSMLAESGQDSDKEILVASSGSLAGLLSPRKPESSWGMYLQPVFSQVSRNGNSENEGYDSYMGGLELGVDRKFGENLVLGFMGGIGIGQIDFSGSDFVSGDSESQYLYVAGLYGGYKLKDWTFSDTLSTTYATHESSRNAGLSQTAKGDYDSILTSNQFTAIYHWSPAKDWEVAPRIGLNITHLHREGFSETDATNAVSYDDLDKTFADGSLGVRVKYDILIKETLVTPYAGFGVVHSIGNNDITVLQYLPTTSAQVTTENDSNRVTPEFGVTFGQGNTSFTLSYAGEYGETTESNSIFGVLRMDF from the coding sequence GTGAACCTTACTAGCGGGACATACTCTGCTGATGGTTCTGGTTCCGAGGTCTATGGTATTTATTCCTCTGCATCGTTACTTAATATAGGTGATTTGGGGGCGGGAACAACTGTGAGCGCTACGGCCACAGGTAGCGGAGCTCATTCTTACGGCCTATATTCTACTGATATAAATATTACGACAATGGCCGGGGCAGTGAGTGCAACAGCTGAGAATGCTGTTCAGGCGTTTGGCTTGTACGCTGATGGCGGCACGAGTGACGGCAATTTGAATATTGAGACTCTGTCAGGGACTGTAACCGCAGAGGGTACCAATGCCGCCGCTGCCGGTCTGTGGGCAAGGGGGGGGATGTCCAGCCATGGAATAATAGACATAACAACCCTTTCGGGAATGGTAAGTTCTTCGGCCTCCAATAGTGACTCATACGGCCTATATGCCAGTGGCAGAACGAATATCACAACCTTGTCCGGCACAGTAAGTAGTACAGCTTCCGGTTCAGTTTCAGAGGAACGACTAGTCTACACTAATGGAGTAGATGCTACCGGTGGATTATCGGAACTAACCTATGATCACGGCGCAACAGCTTATGGTTTAAGGACTCGTAATGTAAACATTGGAGCTCTGTCCGGCACAGTGAGTACCACCTCTACAGAAGGTACTGCCTACGGTATATTTAGCTCCAACGATGGGATCACCATTGGTGAATTGTCCGGTAATGTAAATACTTCTTCCCTTGGTGGCACGTATGCCACCGCAGATGTTTACGGAACAGTCACAACCGTCAATGCTCCCGCTTATAGTCTTTATGGTGATTATATAAGTATTGGAACGTTATCCGGTAGTGTCAGTACCAAGTCCGCCGGAGGCATAGCCTATGGCTTGTATTCCTCAGGAACACTCAACGGCGGTGATGCTGATAATGCGATGCTGATTTCGGGCTCGGTGGAGGCCACGGGTGGAAACGGGGCGTATGCCCTGTATTCCGATGGCGCAGCCAATGTATATGTCACGGGGGCACTTAAGGCCACTGCGTCTAGCGGTACCGCTTATGCTATTAAAACCGGTAACAGCGCAGACAAAGTGACACTGGGCACTGGTGCAAATCTGACCGGAGCAGTAGATCTGGGGGGAGGGACTGATAAATTAGCATTGTTGGGATCCGGCACGACTTCTTCAGTTTTCAGCAATATTGAAAATCTAGAGGTGGGTGATGGCAGCACCTCAACAGATTGGATCTGGGGCGCGAGTTCCAGTGCCTCCGTCTTTGATTCCATCAATGTTTATTCCGGTGCCGAACTAACCACGGGTCGTGATGTCAGCTTGAACACAAAAAGTTTTACTGTCGCTTCCGGAGGAACACTGAACATCGCGGCCTATGGGCAAAGTACGGCCGGCGTCACGGTTACAACAGCGACTATTGACGGCAAACTTGGTGTGGATCCTTCTTCCGGATCAGTAGGTACTACCTCGCAAATTCTTTCAGCCAGTACGTCTCTTAGCACTACGGGCGTGGTCTCTAACAACCCTAATTTTACGGTAACTCGTACTGATAATGATGCCTCAGGCACCGTGACTGTGTCGACATCTTTTACCCCTCATGATGACGAGTCCTCTTTAGGGACTGTTGCTTCACTGACCTCGGCTCAGGCCTTTTCTTCTGTTGCCCAGAGCCGCAACCTGAGTATGCTGGCGGAAAGCGGACAGGATAGTGATAAAGAAATTTTAGTAGCTTCCAGTGGCTCGCTCGCCGGATTGCTCAGTCCTCGCAAACCGGAGTCGTCCTGGGGCATGTATTTACAGCCTGTATTCAGTCAGGTCTCCCGGAATGGCAATTCTGAAAACGAGGGTTATGATTCCTATATGGGTGGGCTGGAACTGGGCGTTGACCGCAAGTTCGGTGAGAACTTGGTGTTGGGTTTCATGGGCGGGATCGGTATAGGCCAGATTGATTTCAGCGGGTCAGATTTTGTGTCCGGTGATTCAGAGAGTCAGTATTTATATGTAGCCGGACTATACGGAGGCTACAAGTTGAAGGATTGGACCTTTAGCGATACCCTGAGCACAACTTATGCAACTCACGAATCTTCCCGCAATGCGGGGCTATCGCAGACGGCCAAAGGCGATTACGACTCTATATTAACCTCCAACCAGTTTACGGCCATTTATCACTGGTCTCCAGCCAAAGACTGGGAGGTCGCTCCGCGCATCGGGCTGAACATAACCCATCTGCATCGAGAAGGGTTCAGCGAGACCGATGCCACCAATGCGGTCTCGTATGACGATTTGGATAAAACTTTTGCTGACGGGAGTTTGGGGGTACGTGTCAAGTATGATATTTTGATTAAGGAAACTCTTGTTACACCGTATGCTGGCTTTGGAGTTGTTCATTCAATAGGTAACAACGATATCACAGTCCTCCAGTATTTACCCACAACCTCAGCGCAGGTGACAACAGAGAATGATTCCAATCGTGTGACTCCAGAATTTGGTGTGACTTTTGGGCAGGGGAATACTTCCTTCACCTTAAGCTATGCCGGAGAGTACGGTGAAACAACGGAAAGTAATTCCATTTTTGGTGTTCTGCGGATGGATTTTTAA
- a CDS encoding YcaO-like family protein: MRYELKLMDTLSGTGCFAAFPGPNLSFSEVLAHLEAHPYDEFMHRHMLDMLGKHRTRKIQKLIKEIKDDPKKKVLAALIYEAAVTHPRLASIRAEVEAVFDAEELKEFSPTLHLRSHLQQDQPLHNKWTGLFSDNMDMHKDMPSAEAAELEPLYKKDELPSKIFTTASEIRAKLEAESKLPPAKERAPIEQVTANANKKLEAAGVFMGPQMRQKGCLSPFAVLHNWMVENRTASGSLDNSLRAIQTSYGRGFSFEQACVSCAMEVAERVSSYATIGKSGVANRTTALPVVKGSYAEISEQGPALNPEDLSLETPYAEQQLWWMPAEKFDGQNHVATQIPVQHVFLFCNLDEQNLFSGLNSTGLASGNTMAEARLSGLLEVLERDSDATIPFDKEKCFTIETEDEEVQKHLDALAQSGINVWFQDKTSELGIPCYTAFAVGKHGDINKGGGCSLSGKRALLSALTEIPYPFPGPPTAEIPEGLPVRKLEELPDLTTGSAEGDVLVIENTLAINGFTPYYVDLTRKDLEIPVTRAIVPGLEIVSDLDKFSRISKRLYRNYLDMKNLL; encoded by the coding sequence ATGCGCTACGAACTCAAACTGATGGACACTCTTTCCGGAACCGGCTGCTTTGCCGCGTTCCCCGGTCCAAACCTGAGCTTCTCCGAAGTACTGGCCCATCTGGAAGCACATCCTTATGATGAATTTATGCATCGCCACATGCTGGATATGCTCGGCAAGCACCGCACACGTAAGATTCAAAAGCTGATCAAAGAGATCAAAGACGATCCAAAAAAGAAAGTCCTCGCCGCACTCATATACGAAGCAGCCGTAACCCACCCCCGGCTGGCTTCCATTCGCGCCGAAGTTGAAGCGGTATTTGACGCCGAAGAGCTGAAGGAATTCAGCCCGACCCTGCATCTGCGTTCTCATCTTCAGCAGGACCAGCCTCTGCACAACAAATGGACCGGACTCTTCTCCGATAATATGGACATGCACAAAGACATGCCTTCAGCAGAAGCTGCAGAACTAGAACCTTTGTACAAAAAAGATGAGCTGCCTTCTAAAATTTTCACCACCGCTTCCGAAATACGCGCAAAGCTGGAGGCAGAAAGCAAACTCCCCCCGGCCAAAGAACGCGCTCCCATTGAGCAAGTAACCGCAAATGCCAACAAGAAACTTGAAGCTGCAGGCGTATTCATGGGTCCGCAAATGCGCCAGAAAGGATGCCTCAGCCCCTTTGCGGTGCTCCATAACTGGATGGTTGAAAACCGCACCGCTAGCGGCAGTCTCGACAACTCCCTGCGTGCTATTCAAACCAGTTACGGACGTGGTTTCAGCTTTGAACAGGCTTGTGTTTCCTGCGCCATGGAAGTTGCCGAGCGAGTCAGTTCATACGCAACCATAGGAAAATCAGGTGTAGCAAACCGCACAACCGCCCTGCCTGTGGTCAAAGGATCATACGCGGAAATCTCCGAGCAGGGTCCGGCCCTCAACCCGGAAGACCTGAGCCTTGAAACACCTTACGCCGAGCAACAATTATGGTGGATGCCTGCGGAAAAATTCGACGGACAAAATCACGTAGCGACGCAGATTCCGGTTCAGCACGTTTTCCTATTCTGCAATCTTGACGAGCAGAATCTTTTCAGCGGCCTGAATTCCACCGGACTTGCATCGGGCAACACAATGGCTGAAGCACGTCTCAGCGGCCTGCTGGAAGTTCTGGAAAGGGATTCTGACGCAACTATCCCGTTTGATAAGGAGAAATGTTTCACCATCGAAACAGAAGATGAAGAAGTACAAAAACATCTCGATGCGCTCGCGCAAAGCGGGATTAACGTCTGGTTTCAGGACAAGACTTCTGAGCTCGGTATCCCCTGCTACACAGCCTTTGCTGTCGGCAAACACGGCGACATCAATAAAGGTGGAGGCTGCTCCCTCTCCGGTAAACGCGCTCTACTCTCAGCCCTGACCGAAATACCTTACCCCTTCCCCGGACCTCCCACAGCGGAAATTCCCGAAGGGCTGCCTGTCCGCAAGCTGGAAGAGCTGCCCGACCTGACCACCGGAAGCGCTGAAGGAGATGTGCTGGTCATTGAAAATACATTGGCAATTAATGGATTCACGCCATACTATGTAGACCTGACTCGCAAGGACCTCGAGATTCCGGTAACAAGGGCTATCGTCCCCGGTCTGGAAATTGTTTCTGATCTTGATAAATTCTCAAGAATCAGCAAAAGACTGTACAGAAACTATCTCGACATGAAAAATCTTCTGTAA
- a CDS encoding VTT domain-containing protein: MEKKHPVKHYSKKMILHGIIMLLFVGAVSLAIEHWGEGHLSALTDWIQARGNFAPFLFMLINVIGMVLIIPQTLFTVVAGVLFGAAKGTAMCLTGMAVGSSLSFFLGRFVFRERVIKRFRTDPNFMKMEMLSRKHPIKVLALSRIVPVVPYPVANYLWAATGVRFLPYIVMSVLCLVPETVFLTTGGHLLSAGVRKGSLDLTMLGVLVAAALLIYFLVRAVRRSIEADE, translated from the coding sequence ATGGAAAAGAAACATCCGGTGAAACATTATTCGAAAAAGATGATTTTACACGGGATTATTATGTTGCTGTTTGTCGGGGCTGTTTCCCTTGCGATCGAGCATTGGGGCGAGGGGCATCTCTCCGCTTTAACCGATTGGATTCAGGCCAGAGGTAATTTCGCGCCGTTTTTATTCATGCTGATAAATGTGATAGGCATGGTTCTGATAATCCCCCAGACCCTGTTTACTGTCGTTGCCGGGGTGCTTTTCGGTGCGGCAAAGGGTACGGCTATGTGTCTGACGGGTATGGCCGTAGGATCTTCATTGTCATTCTTTCTGGGGCGATTTGTGTTCAGAGAAAGGGTGATCAAAAGGTTCAGGACTGACCCCAATTTTATGAAAATGGAAATGCTCAGCCGCAAGCATCCAATCAAGGTGCTGGCTTTAAGCCGGATAGTTCCGGTGGTTCCGTATCCGGTGGCGAATTATTTATGGGCTGCTACAGGTGTGCGTTTTCTGCCTTATATTGTGATGAGTGTGCTTTGCCTTGTTCCCGAGACGGTTTTTCTTACCACCGGGGGGCATCTGCTTTCCGCCGGGGTGCGTAAGGGAAGTCTGGACCTGACCATGCTTGGTGTGCTGGTTGCAGCGGCTCTGCTGATTTATTTCCTTGTGCGGGCGGTGCGCCGAAGCATTGAAGCTGATGAATGA
- a CDS encoding ABC transporter substrate-binding protein produces MRFFAVLLACFCFLNSPAFAGEMVLGTIFELKGSLAPTAQEALNGALLAAKKINESGKHSKIQLEIESSTGQPSGILKVVDSLVETRKIIAATGIISEDTALTAAPAFQAANLPFLCSGAQADYLSHIGSNIFSLAVPDIRTGQLLAEFSTNSMLVNNIMLIRSDLSDSSARQADSFARRFKQNGGNIMAEMRITEADQNLSFISEKLKDLIPPENTNSTVVDDTVGASDFDDSAAEITIQKRDAEPDRPQVDAVIIFTPAHIVAKLLEQLKNTKPYPILGGMTFDTVFMQQRMQEYPDTIYYASQASMDREAPIVRSFVKSYEGLFGNAPQTGYAALGFDSIMLLAAAGEKDSTAAGIRNGLARITNFEGVCGKISFHGNGAEKPIYIIQMESGQKSLATMLE; encoded by the coding sequence ATGAGATTTTTTGCTGTCTTACTGGCCTGTTTCTGTTTCCTGAATTCACCGGCCTTTGCCGGGGAAATGGTCTTGGGGACAATATTCGAGCTGAAAGGCAGTCTGGCGCCTACAGCACAGGAAGCTTTAAACGGCGCACTGCTGGCAGCAAAAAAAATTAATGAATCAGGCAAGCACAGTAAAATCCAGCTGGAGATTGAATCCAGTACCGGCCAACCCAGCGGAATCTTGAAGGTAGTTGATTCGCTTGTTGAAACCAGAAAAATAATCGCCGCAACGGGCATAATCTCCGAGGATACGGCTCTCACAGCTGCGCCGGCATTTCAAGCTGCCAACCTTCCTTTCCTGTGCAGCGGTGCTCAGGCCGATTATCTGTCGCACATCGGTTCCAATATTTTCAGCCTTGCTGTACCGGATATCAGGACCGGCCAGCTGCTTGCTGAATTCTCCACTAATTCCATGCTGGTCAACAACATAATGCTGATCCGCTCGGACCTGTCCGATAGCTCCGCCCGGCAGGCTGACAGCTTTGCCCGCCGCTTCAAACAAAACGGCGGAAATATAATGGCTGAAATGCGTATCACCGAGGCAGACCAGAATCTTTCTTTTATCAGTGAAAAGCTGAAAGATTTGATCCCGCCCGAAAATACAAACAGCACAGTAGTTGATGATACTGTCGGAGCCAGCGATTTTGATGATAGTGCAGCGGAGATAACCATCCAGAAACGGGATGCCGAACCGGACCGGCCGCAGGTGGATGCAGTGATAATTTTCACACCGGCTCACATCGTTGCAAAGCTGCTGGAACAGCTCAAAAACACGAAACCGTATCCAATTCTGGGTGGGATGACCTTTGATACAGTTTTCATGCAGCAAAGAATGCAAGAATATCCGGATACTATATACTATGCTTCACAAGCCTCAATGGACCGGGAAGCCCCGATTGTACGTTCATTTGTTAAGTCCTATGAGGGACTTTTCGGGAATGCCCCACAGACAGGGTACGCGGCGCTGGGGTTCGACTCCATCATGCTCCTTGCGGCAGCGGGCGAAAAAGACTCCACAGCAGCTGGCATCCGTAATGGACTCGCGAGAATAACAAATTTTGAAGGAGTCTGCGGAAAAATATCTTTTCACGGGAACGGCGCAGAAAAGCCTATCTACATCATACAAATGGAATCAGGGCAGAAATCATTGGCCACCATGCTTGAATAG
- a CDS encoding patatin-like phospholipase family protein, whose amino-acid sequence MEDKDKPGSLEKTEQPKKNGQPEALKKPESPSVALIIGSEGIKSFCALPFIEYLQSENIEIDLVIGVSGGALLAGFMGAGYNLKQIQDVFSKTVDPRFYTDVDYNSVLEIASNGMGKFTAESGILKTDCLRRTYENLFKKTDISDLSPKTLIATTDLQTGKPVILEKGNLAQAIYASSAIYPLMPPGNVDGRRLIDGAFSSPVPIMECVKRQIDIIIAIYFDDACNPEPDSFVSSYFNTSRIFKRSILTSQLPLSIDLHHHEIIPVYIKHPRPIELWEVKKITEIVHAGKVAFTNKKDSFKEAVTEFKKKRELREESRRRSEEQKIEKEKVSTKKDRPKTVEKRPEMTGNKKGKTEQKRTFKIIKTRKERKGSGV is encoded by the coding sequence ATGGAAGACAAAGACAAGCCGGGATCCCTCGAGAAAACAGAACAGCCTAAAAAAAACGGGCAGCCTGAGGCTTTAAAAAAGCCTGAAAGTCCTTCCGTGGCTTTGATCATCGGTTCCGAAGGCATAAAATCCTTTTGCGCCCTGCCATTTATCGAATACCTGCAGTCTGAAAATATCGAGATAGACCTTGTGATCGGTGTAAGCGGCGGTGCCCTGCTCGCCGGCTTCATGGGTGCCGGTTATAATCTAAAACAGATTCAGGACGTTTTTTCCAAAACCGTCGACCCGCGCTTTTACACCGATGTGGACTACAACTCAGTGCTGGAAATCGCCAGCAACGGCATGGGAAAATTCACAGCAGAATCCGGCATACTCAAAACAGACTGCCTGCGCCGGACCTACGAAAATCTCTTCAAAAAAACCGATATCTCCGACCTCTCACCGAAGACACTTATCGCTACAACAGACCTGCAAACCGGAAAACCGGTCATCCTTGAAAAAGGAAATCTCGCTCAGGCCATCTACGCCAGCAGCGCCATTTATCCGCTTATGCCCCCCGGTAATGTGGATGGAAGAAGACTCATTGACGGAGCCTTTTCATCCCCTGTTCCGATTATGGAATGCGTGAAACGGCAGATAGATATCATTATTGCCATTTACTTTGATGATGCCTGCAACCCGGAACCGGACAGTTTTGTTTCCAGCTATTTCAATACATCGCGCATCTTCAAACGCTCCATCCTGACCAGTCAGCTGCCTCTTTCTATTGATCTGCACCACCACGAAATAATCCCGGTTTACATCAAACACCCCCGGCCCATCGAACTCTGGGAAGTGAAAAAAATCACTGAAATCGTACATGCCGGAAAAGTCGCATTCACGAACAAAAAAGATTCCTTCAAAGAAGCGGTAACGGAATTCAAGAAAAAAAGAGAATTGCGTGAAGAAAGCCGGCGCAGATCAGAAGAGCAAAAAATCGAAAAGGAAAAAGTTTCCACGAAAAAAGATCGCCCAAAGACTGTAGAGAAAAGACCAGAAATGACCGGAAACAAAAAAGGAAAAACGGAACAAAAAAGAACTTTCAAGATTATAAAAACACGCAAAGAGCGTAAAGGAAGCGGCGTATGA